A region from the Drosophila ananassae strain 14024-0371.13 chromosome 2L, ASM1763931v2, whole genome shotgun sequence genome encodes:
- the Osi6 gene encoding keratin, type II cytoskeletal 3 has product MNTPVISVVPKEFSRSLITNPKTAPSSMKFFVATACVLLLAAGISADPVKAATEEQSGAFAKCLETDSISCLQLTLFRKAKSVFDNPQIELFGGVSLVKSNEGRQGKSLDNSLAVEAAPSVEARTAEMGNYFMDNAKSFFAERSLNFNFANAARSVARAIPDDIKADLRELVVESRTRKKKLLKKFLPILLGVGAKIAVLGVGSIFGLLFLAKKALVVSVIAFFLALAAGASSGLGRIGGGGGGAGGLLGGLGGLFGGKNAGSSGAASSGGWSSGGGSSSAGWSSGGSSGWDSHGAYSSPVAQTIAYQGYKQARR; this is encoded by the exons ATGAACACACCAGTTATTTCGGTGGTGCCCAAGGAATTCAGTCGCAGTTTAATTACAAACCCAAAAACAGCTCCTAGCAGCATGAAGTTCTTCGTAGCCACCGCTTGTGTCCTGCTCCTGGCAGCAGGCATCTCCGCCGATCCCGTCAAGGCCGCCACCGAGGAGCAGTCCGGGGCCTTCGCCAAGTGCCTCGAGACTGACTCCATCTCGTGCCTGCAGCTCACG CTCTTCCGCAAGGCCAAGTCTGTGTTCGATAACCCCCAGATCGAGCTCTTCGGCGGTGTCTCCCTCGTGAAATCCAATGAAGGACGTCAGGGAAAATCTTTGGACAACTCTCTGGCTGTTGAGGCCGCTCCTTCCGTTGAGGCCCGTACCGCTGAGATGGGCAACTACTTCATGGACAATGCCAAGAGCTTCTTCGCCGAGCGCTCTCTGAACTTCAACTTCGCCAACGCCGCTCGCAGCGTGGCCCGTGCTATTCCTGATGACATCAAGGCCGATCTCCGTGAGCTGGTTGTTGAGTCCCGTACCCGCAAGAAGAAGCTCCTGAAGAAGTTCCTGCCCATCCTCCTGGGTGTTGGTGCTAAGATCGCTGTCCTTGGCGTCGGTTCCATCTTCGGTCTGCTCTTCCTGGCCAAGAAGGCTCTGGTTGTGTCTGTGATTGCCTTCTTCCTGGCTCTGGCTGCTGGTGCTTCCAGCGGACTGGGACGCattggcggcggcggcggcggtgctGGTGGTCTGCTCGGCGGTCTGGGCGGTCTCTTCGGCGGCAAGAACGCTGGCTCCTCGGGCGCTGCTAGCTCCGGCGGATGGTCCTCGGGCGGTGGCTCCTCCAGTGCCGGATGGTCCTCGGGCGGCAGCTCCGGCTGGGACTCCCATGGTGCCTACAGCTCCCCCGTCGCTCAGACCATCGCCTACCAGGGCTACAAGCAGGCCAGGCGGTAA
- the LOC6499173 gene encoding uncharacterized protein LOC6499173 has protein sequence MYRIFPLLCLLLFSVVRSENCDKDSSSTLYCRGERALRNVLRNLNRSDKPLVVIKGLEIVPLQNNSLVEEEENYSLLDNMSLYLRTHEVNVKLADLLEDESGAQVSEARKKDKGQGMLLAMALMFGKMMAVMGLGGIAALAMKALGVALMALMMAGIVGLKTAAQHGGETSHSISYVTGEGHGHHHKRRRRATGHQPLAYRGWN, from the exons ATGTACCGCATTTTTCCGCTGCTCTGTTTGCTGCTCTTTTCGGTTGTCCGATCGGAAAACTGCGACAAGGATTCGAGCTCTACCTTATATTGCCGCGGCGAAAGGGCTCTGCGCAATGTCCTTCGTAATCTTAATCGCAGCGACAAGCCCTTAGTGGTGATAAAGGGTCTGGAGATAGTTCCCCTTCAGAACAACTCATTGgtagaggaggaggagaactACAGTCTTCTGGATAATATGTCCTTGTACTTACGAACCCATGAGGTTAATGTAAAGCTGGCCGATTTACTGGAGGATGAAAGTGGAGCTCAAGTTTCAG AGGCTCGCAAAAAGGACAAAGGCCAGGGAATGCTTTTGGCCATGGCTCTGATGTTTGGCAAAATGATGGCAGTGATGGGCTTGGGAGGCATCGCCGCTCTTGCTATGAAGGCACTTGGCGTGGCCCTGATGGCCCTGATGATGGCCGGAATCGTTGGTCTAAAAACGGCAGCCCAGCACGGAGGGGAGACCAGTCACAGCATTTCCTATGTGACCGGCGAGGGACACGGACACCATCACAAGAGGAGACGACGCGCCACAGGACATCAACCTTTGGCCTACAGAGGCTGGAACTGA
- the LOC6501396 gene encoding uncharacterized protein LOC6501396 isoform X2, which translates to MPKHLVASCLVLALSLHLSSGAIHKRSGANTLKSDPESKPPPNPAASVENTDLLDKLSWKCANNASCIYGVANGIMASYRRGETIKLGLFDLVKLPEVDPKLKHKWGTGRGLTSFMDFVTGNAIRVPVGPMVFSVQRAEDDSEYIEVALLKKASSGTGRLQGNGGGGLGGGLGGGGGLLGGGGGGGNDNGGGGILGGRRRHQHQDKKQFQMFIPMYLAATTFGWTMVAAKAVGLLTLKALILSKIAFVVAAIVLIKKLMDNASEKMMYQFPEQTPYMMPYGMDYPLHGAEISPEMYPASLHHLAMAGGGQLPGHPSHPAIESLSAESHLHSSQVASDGSNNTAALAALGGLGGLGHKIKREDSWIAKTTPARRPLIYNYVQPHMPYFRT; encoded by the exons ATGCCAAAGCATCTAGTTGCCAGCTGCctggtgttggccttgagtctGCACCTCAGTTCGGGAGCCATACACAAGCGCAGTGGGGCCAACACCCTGAAATCGGATCCCGAATCCAAACCCCCACCTAATCCTGCGGCCAGCGTGGAAAACACGGACCTACTGGACAAACTGAGCTGGAAGTGCGCTAACAATGCCAGTTGCATCTATGGAGTAGCCAACGGCATCATGGCCTCCTACCGCAGGGGAGAGACCATCAAGTTGGGCCTCTTCGACCTGGTCAAACTGCCCGAGGTGGACCCCAAGCTAAAGCACAAATGGGGCACAGGCCGCGGTCTTACCAGCTTTATGGACTTTGTCACGGGTAACGCCATTCGAGTGCCCGTGGGCCCAATGGTGTTCAGTGTCCAACGGGCAGAAGACGATAGCGAGTACATCGAAGTGGCTCTGCTTAAAAAGGCTTCTAGCGGAACAG GTCGCCTGCAGGGCAATGGCGGAGGAGGACTTGGAGGAGGACTCGGAGGGGGAGGCGGACTGCTaggaggcggcggcggtggtggaAATGACAACGGAGGGGGCGGAATACTTGGCGGGCGGCGGCGTCACCAACACCAGGATAAGAAACAGTTCCAGATGTTCATACCTATGTACTTGGCAGCCACGACCTTTGGCTGGACCATGGTGGCTGCGAAGGCAGTGGGCCTGCTTACCTTGAAGGCTTTGATCCTGTCAAAAATAGCCTTTGTGGTGGCTGCCATAGTGCTCATCAAGAAACTCATGGACAATGCAAGCGAAAA GATGATGTACCAGTTCCCTGAACAGACACCTTACATGATGCCCTACGGCATGGACTATCCACTGCACGGCGCAGAAATCTCGCCAGAAATGTATCCTGCTTCGCTGCACCACCTGGCCATGGCAGGCGGTGGCCAATTGCCCGGACATCCTAGTCATCCGGCCATAGAAAGCTTGAGCGCCGAGAGCCACCTGCACTCTTCCCAAGTGGCCTCcgacggcagcaacaacaccgcAGCTCTGGCAGCCCTTGGCGGCCTCGGCGGATTGGGTCACAAGATCAAGCGTGAGGACTCTTGGATAGCGAAGA CCACCCCAGCCCGGCGTCCTCTGATTTACAACTATGTGCAACCCCACATGCCGTACTTCCGCACCTGA
- the LOC6501396 gene encoding uncharacterized protein LOC6501396 isoform X1, protein MPKHLVASCLVLALSLHLSSGAIHKRSGANTLKSDPESKPPPNPAASVENTDLLDKLSWKCANNASCIYGVANGIMASYRRGETIKLGLFDLVKLPEVDPKLKHKWGTGRGLTSFMDFVTGNAIRVPVGPMVFSVQRAEDDSEYIEVALLKKASSGTGRLQGNGGGGLGGGLGGGGGLLGGGGGGGNDNGGGGILGGRRRHQHQDKKQFQMFIPMYLAATTFGWTMVAAKAVGLLTLKALILSKIAFVVAAIVLIKKLMDNASEKMMYQFPEQTPYMMPYGMDYPLHGAEISPEMYPASLHHLAMAGGGQLPGHPSHPAIESLSAESHLHSSQVASDGSNNTAALAALGGLGGLGHKIKREDSWIAKSKSTPARRPLIYNYVQPHMPYFRT, encoded by the exons ATGCCAAAGCATCTAGTTGCCAGCTGCctggtgttggccttgagtctGCACCTCAGTTCGGGAGCCATACACAAGCGCAGTGGGGCCAACACCCTGAAATCGGATCCCGAATCCAAACCCCCACCTAATCCTGCGGCCAGCGTGGAAAACACGGACCTACTGGACAAACTGAGCTGGAAGTGCGCTAACAATGCCAGTTGCATCTATGGAGTAGCCAACGGCATCATGGCCTCCTACCGCAGGGGAGAGACCATCAAGTTGGGCCTCTTCGACCTGGTCAAACTGCCCGAGGTGGACCCCAAGCTAAAGCACAAATGGGGCACAGGCCGCGGTCTTACCAGCTTTATGGACTTTGTCACGGGTAACGCCATTCGAGTGCCCGTGGGCCCAATGGTGTTCAGTGTCCAACGGGCAGAAGACGATAGCGAGTACATCGAAGTGGCTCTGCTTAAAAAGGCTTCTAGCGGAACAG GTCGCCTGCAGGGCAATGGCGGAGGAGGACTTGGAGGAGGACTCGGAGGGGGAGGCGGACTGCTaggaggcggcggcggtggtggaAATGACAACGGAGGGGGCGGAATACTTGGCGGGCGGCGGCGTCACCAACACCAGGATAAGAAACAGTTCCAGATGTTCATACCTATGTACTTGGCAGCCACGACCTTTGGCTGGACCATGGTGGCTGCGAAGGCAGTGGGCCTGCTTACCTTGAAGGCTTTGATCCTGTCAAAAATAGCCTTTGTGGTGGCTGCCATAGTGCTCATCAAGAAACTCATGGACAATGCAAGCGAAAA GATGATGTACCAGTTCCCTGAACAGACACCTTACATGATGCCCTACGGCATGGACTATCCACTGCACGGCGCAGAAATCTCGCCAGAAATGTATCCTGCTTCGCTGCACCACCTGGCCATGGCAGGCGGTGGCCAATTGCCCGGACATCCTAGTCATCCGGCCATAGAAAGCTTGAGCGCCGAGAGCCACCTGCACTCTTCCCAAGTGGCCTCcgacggcagcaacaacaccgcAGCTCTGGCAGCCCTTGGCGGCCTCGGCGGATTGGGTCACAAGATCAAGCGTGAGGACTCTTGGATAGCGAAGAGTAAGT CCACCCCAGCCCGGCGTCCTCTGATTTACAACTATGTGCAACCCCACATGCCGTACTTCCGCACCTGA
- the LOC6499172 gene encoding uncharacterized protein LOC6499172 codes for MKAFKVCTLLAFFLVFVSARGSKLRDGPITITDDERRNIEDFLLAKLKQNCRQEDDRACRMIKMSIVMNHLWLNTRLDLGDRVKVTENWNISMVPDEPEVNQLLARSLGSDEETFALLMANKLWKFIRSRSLRYKFSENADFVMNSDPEGALNVGVSVKPLEALQEGRGKMKNMGPVLMMMAAKTGMVGALLLKGLFLLAGKALIVSKIALLLAVIISLKKLLSSKKTIVEVPSHHDSYSSGWSRAFDGFVEGLVDVPADVLAKELQHQQKQEQAQNLAYSGQQPGKVAQ; via the exons ATGAAAGCGTTTAAGGTCTGCACGCTTCTAGCGTTCTTCCTCGTCTTTGTTTCCGCCCGCGGCAGCAAGCTACGGGATGGCCCAATAACG ATAACCGACGACGAGCGACGAAATATCGAGGACTTCCTGTTGGCGAAATTAAAACAGAACTGCAGACAGGAGGACGATAGAGCATGTAGGATGATAAAAATGTCGATTGTGATGAATCACCTGTGGTTAAATACACGGCTTGACCTCGGCGACCGTGTCAAGGTCACGGAGAACTG GAACATCTCGATGGTGCCGGATGAGCCGGAAGTGAACCAGCTCCTGGCCCGTTCCCTGGGCTCCGACGAGGAAACCTTCGCCCTGCTGATGGCCAACAAGCTGTGGAAGTTTATCCGCTCACGGTCCCTGCGCTACAAGTTCTCGGAAAACGCCGACTTCGTTATGAACAGCGACCCGGAGGGCGCCCTCAATGTGGGCGTATCTGTGAAGCCGCTGGAGGCTTTGCAGGAGGGCCGAGGCAAGATGAAGAACATGGGACCCGtgctgatgatgatggcgGCCAAGACGGGCATGGTGGGGGCGCTCTTGTTGAAGGGACTTTTCCTACTGGCTGGAAAGGCGCTGATCGTATCAAAGATCGCCCTACTCCTAGCGGTGATAATCTCGCTGAAGAAGCTGCTATCCAGCAAGAAGACCATCGTGGAGGTGCCGTCGCACCACGACAGCTACAGCTCCGGCTGGTCCAGGGCTTTCGACGGATTCGTGGAGGGGCTGGTGGATGTGCCCGCCGACGTTTTGGCCAAAGAACTGCAGCACCAGCAGAAGCAGGAGCAGGCCCAAAACCTGGCCTACAGCGGCCAACAGCCGGGAAAAGTGGCGCAATAA
- the LOC6499171 gene encoding uncharacterized protein LOC6499171: MAMRALVLLAVFTLVVGEGLRLPDQQSSNNVQQVYAPQIQQIPPPQQQQQQQQQPGVGEERGRSSILSIFGLGNDNDPYLSKTNGNCLGGDLSECFKTQALNTFDEIFYRDSYKLSDFARVVRLPETQQRSLLQEPFEYSEEPRGEDDDWNQLVKYALRRAERFIKSTALEVEWPEELTEAGRYEARFIGNDIDDELDGFDNSQRAGHFSRKKLKKMIIPLLLVLKIFKLKLLLFLPFILGIAGLKKILGLAAIILPGLFAYFKLCRPPGGVGGAFGGGLSGLFGSKNTFPEYNPQGVGAATYYHHHEHFEGGHGGPGPFYRQEPSFAKPYTDYYSKSYQGQQVQQQQVAGNSVSFGDPQEAAYNGYYGRNSGKDIAAEPQKTK; this comes from the exons ATGGCAATGAGAGCGCTCGTCTTGCTGGCCGTCTTCACTTTGGTGGTCGGCGAAGGTCTCCGTCTGCCCGACCAGCAGTCGTCCAACAACGTCCAGCAGGTTTATGCGCCGCAGATCCAGCAGATTCCCCCaccgcaacagcagcaacaacaacagcagcagccaggAGTGGGCGAGGAGCGCGGCAGGTCCTCCATTCTAAGCATCTTTGGTCTGGGCAACGACAACGACCCTTACCTGTCAAAGACAAACGGCAACTGCCTGGGTGGCGATCTTTCCGAGTGCTTTAAGACCCAGGCCCTCAACACCTTCGATGAGATCTTCTACAGGGACTCGTACAA GCTCTCTGACTTTGCCCGAGTGGTTCGCCTGCCGGAAACACAGCAGCGGTCCCTGCTTCAGGAACCTTTCGAGTACTCCGAGGAGCCACGTGGCGAAGACGACGACTGGAATCAGCTGGTGAAATATGCCTTGCGCCGGGCCGAACG CTTCATCAAGTCCACGGCTCTGGAGGTTGAGTGGCCCGAGGAGCTTACTGAAGCCGGTCGTTACGAGGCCCGATTCATTGGAAATGACATCGATGATGAATTGGACGGTTTTGATAATAGCCAACGTGCTGGACATTTCT CCCGTAAGAAGCTGAAGAAAATGATCATTCCTCTACTGCTggtgctgaagattttcaaGCTGAAGCTGCTGCTCTTCTTGCCCTTCATCCTGGGAATTGCTGGTCTGAAGAAGATCCTTGGCCTGGCTGCCATTATCCTGCCTGGACTGTTTGCCTACTTTAAGCTCTGCCGCCCGCCTGGTGGTGTTGGAGGAGCCTTCGGCGGCGGATTGTCCGGTCTCTTCGGCAGCAAGAACACCTTCCCCGAGTACAATCCCCAGGGCGTGGGTGCTGCTACTTACTACCACCACCACGAGCATTTCGAGGGCGGCCATGGCGGCCCAGGACCTTTCTACCGCCAGGAGCCTAGCTTCGCCAAGCCCTACACCGACTACTACAGCAAGAGCTACCAGGGCCAGcaggtgcagcagcagcaggtcgCCGGCAACTCGGTGAGCTTCGGAGATCCCCAGGAGGCTGCCTACAACGGCTACTACGGACGCAATTCCGGCAAGGACATTGCTGCCGAGCCCCAGAAGACGAAGTAA
- the LOC6499170 gene encoding uncharacterized protein LOC6499170 gives MKMQSQDIAETKLKANSHRKRRCSTLLVGIMLLFKVGMIASEAPEIKDAYSQPLTTMGGQPRNDDNTFRPILPIDISPEFISRNVFTKTGQYRVFQPAETESDLRLTVAMRRRNFKHPSQASPKEKHQSSQVSEVIKAKNDVRNSTASLDAELKGLEDLLVEYVEQFFSQGKYEPTPGLVLALQQNHSSPQHPKNARRSARSLLEDTNVELNIPRAFGSARLLFFSGLKKVMWPIYMGLQVLKSVLLAMFLPTIIGSVSRLIGKGITSGSAGSVPLFIRPMEPPQELDFRDNSMNFDDDSKFSLADDGKTQPGYEYNAEASQQQTQYAQVNGNSLSQATLSRYGGQQMMQDTYLSALQSIGAASFKNSQSLSGSSSSLGGVGGAAPGMTKKPAPAVMNTFQSFQKVPSSSLLLSNYDPFYSPLLSRLDSVFGQLKLNPENEACRQKLICLMYANPAKYAPYSNLVSAQLSRELNELRKPTSDNPDILRFFKYMRAAKDGQDGIDCDQSFAKCTELKDFENPAMLSTYNDINKLVQARKLA, from the exons ATGAAAATGCAGAGCCAGGACATCGCCGAAACgaaattaaaagcaaacagCCACAGAAAGCGTCGATGCAGCACGCTTCTCGTGGGAATTATGTTGCTGTTTAAAGTGGGAATGATTGCATCCGAGGCCCCGGAGATTAAGGATGCTTACAGCCAACCCCTCACGACGATGGGAGGTCAGCCTCGTAACGATGACAACACTTTTCGACCCATCCTGCCCATCGACATCAGTCCTGAGTTCATTTCCCGCAATGTCTTCACCAAGACGGGACAATACCGGGTCTTCCAGCCTGCGGAAACTGAGAGTGATCTCCGCCTGACGGTGGCCATGAGGCGCCGGAATTTTAAGCATCCTTCCCAGGCATCGCCAAaagaaaaacaccaaagctcACAAGTCTCAGAGGTCATAAAGGCCAAGAACGACGTAAGAAACTCCACAGCGTCGCTTGATGCCGAGTTGAAGGGCCTGGAGGATTTATTGGTGGAGTATGTGGAGCAGTTCTTCAGCCAGGGAAAGTACGAGCCAACTCCCggcttggttttggctttgcaGCAGAATCACTCAAGCCCACAACATCCGAAAAATGCCAGACGCTCCGCACGTAGCCTTTTGGAGGACACCAATGTAGAGCTGAATATCCCAAGAGCTTTTGGCAGCGCACGTTTGTTATTCTTTAGTG GCTTAAAGAAAGTAATGTGGCCAATCTACATGGGATTACAGGTGCTGAAGAGTGTACTCCTGGCCATGTTTTTGCCCACCATCATAGGCAGCGTTAGTCGACTGATTGGAAAAG GCATCACATCCGGTTCCGCTGGCTCGGTGCCATTGTTCATCCGCCCCATGGAGCCGCCGCAGGAACTAGACTTCCGGGACAATAGCATGAACTTCGATGACGATAGCAAGTTTTCCTTGGCCGACGACGGCAAAACACAACCTGGCTATGAGTACAATGCAG AGGCATCCCAGCAGCAGACCCAGTACGCTCAGGTGAACGGAAATTCGCTGAGTCAGGCAACGCTGTCTCGTTATGGGGGCCAGCAGATGATGCAGGATACATATCTCAGTGCCCTGCAAAGTATTGGAGCAGCATCCTTTAAAAATTCGCAGAGTCTCTCGGGATCTTCCAGCTCTTTAGGGGGTGTAGGTGGGGCGGCACCTGGTATGACTAAGAAGCCCGCTCCCGCGGTGATGAACACCTTCCAGAGTTTCCAGAAAGTGCCCAGTTCCTCACTGCTCCTCTCCAACTACGATCCCTTCTACAGCCCGCTTCTATCGCGACTGGATTCCGTATTCGGCCAGCTCAAGCTAAATCCGGAGAACGAGGCCTGTCGGCAAAAACTCATCTGTTTGATGTATGCCAACCCCGCTAAATATGCTCCATACAGCAACCTGGTTTCGGCGCAACTGAGCAG AGAACTCAATGAACTGCGCAAACCGACCTCCGACAACCCGGACATCCTTCGCTTCTTCAAGTACATGAGGGCGGCAAAGGACGGCCAGGATGGAATCGACTGCGACCAGTCCTTTGCCAAGTGCACGGAGCTAAAGGACTTTGAGAACCCGGCCATGCTGTCCACCTACAACGACATCAACAAACTGGTCCAAGCACGAAAATTAGCGTAG